AACTTATTAAGGTCACACATATTTATACCAGTAAGTAGATGATTCTAGatatagaaaattaatcatatTCTTTGACTATCTAccttaaataattttctttttgagattatataaatatttattaaataaaaaagtatcaaaagatattttaGTCAACCTTTCTAGAAGCTCTAAGAAGTATCTAGATTCTTTGTTGTTCATAGAGTTAACTTTAgtattcaacaaaaaataaagagatattCCATATATGGCAAAGACATTTAAGGAATAATGTTATATAGCTATAGCTTCCATAATTGCACTCCAAGAGTATATTTTAGTTTGctgaagaaatttaaatttgtattaaaaaagttgattaaaatttatacaatatataaaaagGACGCTAAATACGGTAACATAAAATTTACAGAATATCATGATTCAAGCAAATcgttttaattaaatatttttcccaAAATGAGTTCTAAAATGATACAAACTCCATAACTATTGGTTTCCTCATACGACTGAAGCTTCATTAAACGTAAAATTGTGGTTGACCAATATTCTTGTATATTCAATCCCAagtaagtgtctctttcaaggAAACTTCATGTTTtgatttgtattatatatatgtaagtaATTGTATAAAAGTATTGTATGTGTATAACTATGTCAATATATAAATGTGTTGATTTGTATATGTttactatataaaaaaagagaCTGAAGAATGATTAGGCGGTTACCCACTAAAGTGAAAACATGATTAGGAGGGAGAGagtgaattttaaatttcaaattgaaaGTGTAAGagtgattttaggagaaatacAGGGAACGAAAATAGGAGAGATAAAATTGagtttgtataaaattatatataatggtCGAGAAaccttttttcattttgtatacAAGGAATTTGTAGGTCCAATAATTAATGGCAAAAAATCGAACTATAGTCACACatagtaattaaattaaactatacccttGCTGATTAATAAACGAGTAATATTTTTCAACTCGCGTAATTTTTCCAAACATAAAACAAGAAATGCATGATAGCTTTAGATTTAGTAACAAAAAAGGCTAATAATTTTAAGTAGTATGTTCTATTATCAAATGTAAGGTGTGCTGACAATTTAGAGATACAAAAACATGACATTTTGTTGTTTGCATGAATCATCATTACTATTCATGAAGAAAACAGAAGAAATGCATTAGTAGTTTAGtctaacaaaaaaaacaattaaaacaagTAGTATGTCATATAATCAGATGTAACGTGTGCTAATAAATAAGAGATACAAAAGAATTCAATATTTGTTGTTCCtgaattatcattattatttactaaaaaatgCACGAAATGCATAAGTACTTTAgtctaagaaacaaaaaaaaaaacataatgttAGCAAgtagtatattttattatttgatatatcATGTGCTAACAAATTAgagataaaaatatgatatttttattgttcCAAGAATCGTGTTGTtcatttagtaaaaaaaatgcaagaaaTGAATGAGCATATAATACTTTAAActaggaaacaaaaaaaaatagcaagTAGTGCGTTTTATCTTTTAGATATATATCATGTCTTAACAAATAAAAGATACAAAAGCATGACATATGTACATATTCGattgtatattattattttttaaattaaattaatgataGTGTAATGTAAAATCACTTcaacatataatacatatatattaccTATCTACACTATAATTATTCTATAAAGAGTGTAACTTTTCAATTGCCTTTAAGGGTTCAACGATGTGAAATAATCAAACAATGAAACATCggtactttttattttttggatgtAATCTAAAGAAGCAAAAGATCCAAGCCATGGGTCGTATTGATGTTTCACTGAACTTTTAGATATATTCAAATGTTATAAGAGTTCCTATAATTTCTTGAATCCTCATATATTGGGTTGATCTTTTTTTCGTGTTCCAAATAAAGGATTATAATATAGGGTAAGAGTACTCAAATATATTATCTTTGTCTGCTCTgatattgaaatatttgatgGTAGATcttatataaaagttttaacCGTTAGAGAAAACACTTTTATTTACCTAATTATAGATTCTAAATACTGATTAGTTcgagaagagaaaagaatatgtatgtatgtatatatatatatatatatatatatatatataatacattaaaagatttttttgttgaattaatTTCATTAGGCGAAAAAGACATGGATACActtataaaagatttttttgttgaattaatTTCATTAGGCGAAAAAGACATGGATACACTTATAGTGGAATGACATGGCTGGTCATTTTGAGAATTTACTATATTCCTCAACCGATATTGGGCTAGAGTTTTCTATGATTGTATTTTAAAAGTTGGTTTTGAAGTTTGAGCTTAAAGTTGAGAATTTGTGTAAGTTTTAGATTGAAAGGCTTAAGTTGCTTAAAAGTGGGTTTCAGTGTCTTTTGAAGTTTTTAGTATCGGAATAGAATTTCAACGATTTCATCAGTCCTGAAAGTGGAATATGATCTTTTGGCATTGTCGGTTTCAGATTCGGAGTCTTTTTGAGGATTTGAGGTCCTAAGttgtcaatttttaaaaatttagccTTTGAgttgactttggtcaatattCAGGGTTCGTATGCTCGAATCAGATTTCCGAGAATTTTGTTGGATTTAGAGcttgtttttgaaattttaggtGTTTAGTTAATTTCTTATGATTTCCAGGGTTGTCGAGTCAAGAAGAcctcaaatttatattttgacgGTTTCATTGAGTCTAGAATGTCGTGTATGATTGTTTTGCATATGTAGTTTGTGTACACGAGGTTTCGAATGAATCTCGAGGGTCCTTTCAATGTGTTGAGTGTTGACTATTTTTTCTGATGCTTGAGTTATGTACCCTTCGCTTTTGTGACACGCCTTCTGGTTAAGCGAACTCTAGACCTTTTGAGGGGCTCACTTTAGCGATGGTTGCTTTCGTATAGCCTGGTTTATAAAGGTGTCACCCTCAGTTTTTGTGGGGTTCCCTTAAGTGAACCAATGTCCTCTTAGGAGACATTAGAGAAGGGTTTTGACCTACAAATTTCAGGGTTCTAAGTcctgtttttcattttttaacttaGAAAATCCTTGGTGGTGATTTTAAAGAATTTCTTGTGCTAAGTCATTTGGGTAAGCTTTTATGATCCTAAAACTTAATTTCCCTTTGATTATTTATggattttaacatcaaaatttGGGATTTTGATTGGTAAATGACAAGATTTTACAAGAACTTAAGTTCCTAACTAAAATGAAGATTTGAAACTAATGTTTGAGTCCTTTTCAGAAGGGTTTTCACTAATGAGTTCCTAAAgactagaattttttttttccaagtattaaatttttaattcaaactttctttttgaaattggtTTCCAAGTTGATTGACCCCTTTTATCGAGGAAATTGATGTGTACATTGTTGGTTTAGAAAATTTATTGTGAATAATTGCTTGTATATAGATTGTGTGActtcaaaattgatttgaaaGGAGAAGACTCAATTCTTGGAGAAATTACATTATTGGTTTAAAGCAAGTGATTTCTTATGCTTTATAATATACTAGAATTGTCTACTTTCTTCATCGTATGTGTGTTGTGGAGTAATCGGGAATGAGGTGAAGGGTTTTATTGCTACACTTGATTAatgttaattaaaataagaaggGGTAAATTGTCACGCCCCAAACTAAAGGGGTGCAACTGTCTCCTAATGCCAAAACTCGGGCTCGAGCCGACTTTGCTGAACCATTTGCTACTAGCGCATGACAACCACACGTaatcaagaaaagaaacaaGTATATTTGGCTTAAAATTAAGCCCTCGGCCACTGTGATCTCTTTATCGAAAATGAAAGCAAGTATATATCAAGACAATACAATAAACAACTAACATACTTCAGAAAACCAACAAACTATGCTAGCATGGCCATAACGTAATTATACACCCCACACACTAGTTTGCATGCTTCTAATAATAGTAAAGATTTGTGGGACAGGGCCCCAACATacccataaaaatatatacaacaaAGGCTAACAAACCTCCAAACTCTGGTAGCTCCGGAGGAAAGGGGCTAGCCAACCGAATAAAAGTCAATCCTGCTGTTGAAGAGGTCTACTGGATCTTCTATTGGGACCTACATGCATAAGTTCAGTTCCCCCAGGCAATGGGGAGTCAGTTCAAAATTATGTAAAGAGTACGAAAGGCAATAAACTATGAGCAAGTATCCTAATATACTGGAACATTCTGATAAATAGATCAAGGATAAGATAAATGTACTGACCTGCTCCTAAATTTTAAACttgtcaaaaataataaaacaacaacCTAAACAAGCACCCATAAGCTCGGAAGGTACAAACAACACAGAAGACCACCTACTCATCCCCCATAAGCTCGGAAGGTGCCAATCAATCTATATATCCCTACCTGTAGTCCCTAGACCCGTAGAAGTCACGTAGACCTCTTAGGCATTAATATATCCACGTAGGTAGCACATAGATCTCTTAGGCATCAAATAGCTTATAGACAACACTTAGCTCTCTTAGGCAACAACATGGCCTTGTAGGAAGCACATAGCTTTCTTAGGCGTCAATAGAGCCCTGTAGGTAACTCATAGCTTTGTAGGCATCAATATAGCCCCTTAGGCAACTCATATCCCTCTTAGGCATCCATGTAGCCCCGTAGGCATAACATTACCCTTCTAGGCATCATCAGATTCCTGCAGCTAACCATAATAGCCCCAAGGGCAACAAGAACAATTCCACCGCTAAAAGCGAGCAATTTAGTTATAAGCAACTTATACAAATAGCCTCTAAGTCGTGTCAAACATAGGGACACTACTAGCTGAATAAGAATCTCGAAAGGGGAGGATTATATCAACTCAAGCAACCAACAATCAACAATTATGGCTACAAGTATAACAAGGATAACAACCCAATTACATGGCTCCTACGCTTTACGGAAACATGTTGTAAGTGGGGAATAAACTTAACATACCTTTTTTTCTGAATTAATGTGGCCTTATGACTTTACTCACCACCCCCCTTGATACTACAAACAAGGCATGACCATAATCGACACAAAAGAATATAAGATACTACGATAATCCAATAAAAGATAGTATTTCCCTCGCAAATTGCTATTTGCGACTTATCAAAGATAAAATTGGGGTCTTACTTTGATTTGAAGTTCGTGATACACctcaaacattaaaatatgtccAAACCCATGCTGTCCACACACCAAAGTACGATATGCTAGGaaatcaataaaacaaaatataccATGTTGATGAGCTCAACGCGTAGGACAATTTTTGTCAAATACTTAATTCACGAAATCTGTAAATTGGCTGATCCTAGAAGTGGGTTTTTGAGTTTTCTGGTTCTACCCTGTTCTCTTGCACAGTCTTGCAAAAATGCAAATATCTCTCAAGTATGAAGTTGTATGACCGAAGGGGTTAATGCATTGGAAACTAGAATCGTAGAACTTCGATTTCATAGGTTGTAGTCACCATAACTCTTTATAGATTAGGAGAAAACCTCCGAGACATTTGACCCAAATTTCGAACAAATCTTTAAAAAGGAATTTACAGTAACTTTCGCCAGCTTTTATTTTGCCACTTACCTAACTTCAAAACTTGAGATACAACCCTTTAAAACTTAAATTATCACACAACACATCATTTTTAATACATTACCCAACATCCTGGTCTTTCCACGAAGATACAAGTCAATTTAGACCTTTCAAAAAGTTGGGGTGTTAAATCTAGGCAAATCTTAGCATGTGTATGCAGGAGACATAATGTTAAACTGGAATTGTGACCAACCTCAAGGGTCCTCATCTAAAATTTCATGGcttattcatttatatatagaaTCTCTATAATTTGCCTAAGTGATATCTTTACTTCATTATATCACTTCTTTGCTCTTTGGAAGCTAACTGTCAGAGAATCACGTGGTGGCCTACTGATCGTAATTAGTGAACCCTGTATGACATCTGTAGCCTACTGTTACAAAAATGCGTGAAATCTCATAGTCTGGTAATGAGGTCTATCAAGGTATGTCCCCAGGGCTCCTGCATGGTCTGCCCGTAGGCCTTTATCAGTCAGGTGAATCGACGAAGAAAAATTCCAGCtgattatatctaaattttgtGCACAGAGTAGAGTCGCACGTAGTAGACCTAAAAATATCCACACCATGCTGCAgagtatctaacatcaactgcttgcaattatttataataattaagtcATTAATGACATAGCTTGTGATACAATTTGTCATTAATTTCTTTATCTAGAGAACCATATATGTTGTGACCTATACACATAAGAACATTCTGTAGCTGGCTGCGTTCTTTAAATTTATGCAACATGTACACCGCTAACTTCTAAGAGTTCCTACTGTAGGCAAATATAGTTTTGTGTAACATATTGCTTCCTTGAAGAGTACTGTAACACTATAGGTTTAGGACTCAACATTAAAGGGTTTATAAAATAGGATAAATTTCTTTCTAGTATCATATAATTTCTAGTGACATTTATCGGAAGAACATGCATGTTTAGGTCGTACCGTAAGGGAAAAAGAAGTTTTAGCTTGACATACCTCACTTCGGGACTTACTATCTTACGTCGTCAAACTCCTTTGCTGGCAACTTTGTCTAttacataaaatcataaaaggAGAGTATAAGAAACTAATCAACAGTCACGACATTGCCAAAAACACAATAATAGTTCATGAGCGATAATCTTAACAATTACCACAATCGTTTATCACTACACCATTCTCTTTCTCTACTTCACAAGTAGGATTATGACTGATTTACATGTTAAGTAGTACTCATAAATCATTTAAACGTAAAGAACCAGCCCACTTAATCATCCACActtaatataaaagtaaaactcATGGCTTCCGATCACCATCCCACGGTTCCTTGCTAATGGTGTCAAATTCCTTTATAAGATCATAGTTTATGTTGGTCGATAAATACTgccataaattaaaataataggaGCTCATATAACCAGCTACCACATATTCTTAGCGATTTAGGAATTTCATCAAACACTTGTTGAGCGACAAACTTCGAAGAACTATAAGAGTTCCGCTCTCTATACCTATCCTTCCGTTTTAATGTAACCTCATTACTTTACAAATACAATACCATTGACCCCTCATTTGGTCAAAACAACAGCCAACACCACCTTCTACAAACTCCCTCCTCACGAAAATATCAACTACTATGCATGGACTCACGGCTTCATATCATCGTCCAATGAGTCCTACACGCAAATTAACCTTAAAGCATCCTTTGAATACTATTTATGAGGATAGAAGAGGAGTCATACCTATATATCCAAGATAAGAAGCCTTCGTTTTCTATTCTCCAAGAACAATACTTTTTCcttcaacaaaaaatttagcTAAGTATATTTATAGGTCTATGGAGAGGAAGACACTCGATTCTTGAAGAAACCAGCTTACCTTAAGCTTTGGAGGATTGAAGATgagaaaaccttgaagaaataACTTCAAACCATTCCTTAAAAGGTCTTGGGTATATGAGAGAGTTTATCCCAAACTTCTAATATAAAAACAAGTAGTTTGTCCGACTTTCTTTAATGTACTACATGTCCCGTAGTGATTGGGCAGTGTGCGCATCTCTCATAGAATGACCATAACTTTTTATTCTGATATTGTTTTAACGAGCGGTTTATTTTGCTGAAAACTAGACTCACATGCCTTTAAGTGGATAGGTTGTAGTCCCTCTAACTCGTTATATATTAGGAGATATGCTCGTTTATAGTTAGATGAGAAACGAGATCATTTGTAGTATTCCTCCCCAATGAACCTTTAAACTTAAGTTTTttgttatgatatttttttactaaaactTTTGTTTATTAACCCTTCAGATTACTATATATAAGGGTTACATGGTATGATTAACCATATTCAATGATATACCTCCCCTTTATCACATCTATGCATAGGTGTTTACGAGTCgcaaatatattttaagttacGGGATATTACGCTATCCCCCTTTGGGTCactcgtcctcgaatgaaggcAGCTCCTTAAGATGATCTAAActctcttattttaaaaaaaatttggcatagTTCCCTTTGTAAACAGGCCTATCCAAAACCTATCAGCCAACCAAAATATACACACAATGCTTCACAGAACCTCACCATGTAATAGTATGCAACAAATATTCACTAGGCTCTGCTTGGCCTTATACGAATGGAAACTAGACAAACTAATATCACATACCTTATAGGGTGGATGTTTCAACTCTCAAGAACATGTGGGTTTGTATAAAGTACCTTGTGTGGGCACTGAAACAAGTGGGGATACTTGGCCCTCATGTCATTCTCTGCTTCCCATGTGACTTTTTCTATATTCTGACTTCTCCAAAGTACCTTGACTGATGCTACATCTTTTTTCCACAACTTCCTTACTTTTCGGTCCAATATTGCCACTAGGGcttcctaaaaaaaaaatagaaacgtCAACCCTTAAAAACTGCTCTGTAACACTAGATGAGCAAAAGAACGATAGTCATTCTAACATGAACGGTAGCTTCTTGCTTATCGAATGTGGTTCACAACACATTTATAAACAAGACTATACTAGACACGACTTGCAGACTCCCTAGGATACAACGTTggtctgatacaaagtttttcatgCCCCAAACTCAAGGGATGCAACTGGATCCTAATGCCAAAACTCAGGCACGAGCCGACTTTACTAAACCATTTGCACTAGCACATGGAAACCACACACAATCAAGAAATTGAACATGTATATCATGGCTTTAAATTAAGCCCTTGGCCGAAAACTCCTTGTTACAGATATTAGATGTATAAAAGAAACAACTATCTCTCAAGAgttcatattaataaataaccAATTAGCACAGAAGTCCTGATTGTGCCGTCGAGCCTACTATGATCTCTATAACAAAACCGAAAGCAGGTATATATCAAGACAATACAACAAACAACTAACATGCTTCAGAAAACCAACAAACCAGGCCAGCATGGCCATAAACTATACACACCACACACTAGTTTGCAAGCCTCTAAGAGTACTAGAGAATGGCGGGACAGGGCCCCAACCTacccataaaaatatataaataaaggcTAACAAACCTGTAAACTCTGATTGCTCATAGGAAAGGGGCTAGCCAACCGGATAAAAGTCAATCCTTTTGTTGAAGAGGTCTACTAGGTCGTCTGTAGGGACCTCCATGCATAAATTCAGCACCCCCAAGCAATGGGGAGTCACTTCAAAATTATGTATAGAGTATGAAAGGCAATAGACTATGAGCAGGTATCCTAATATACTGGAATAATCTAATAAATATATCAAGGATAAGATAAGTGTACTGACCTGCGCGTAAAtcataaattatcaaaaataataaaacaacaacCTAACCAAGTACCCATAAGCTCGGCAGGTACAAACAACACACAAGACCACCTCTCAGTCCCCCATAAACTCGGCAGGTACAAACAACACATAAGACCACCTACTCAGTGCCCCATAAGCTCGGAAGGTGCCAATCAATCTATATAACCCTATTGGTAGTCCCCTAGAGCGATAGGCAGTCACATAGTCCTCTTAGTCATTAATATAGCCTCATAGGAATCACATATCTCTTCTGGCATCAAAATAGCTTATAGACAACTCATAGCCCTCTTAGGCAATAACATGGCCCTGTAGGAAGCACATAGCCTTCTTAGGCATCAATATAGCCCCGTAGGCTACACATATCCCTTGTAGGCATCAATATAGACCCGTAGGCAACTCATAACCCTCTTACGCATCCATATAGCCCCTTAGGAAGAACATAGCCCTTCTAGGCATTGATCACATTCCTGCAGCTAACCACAGTAGACCCAAGGGCATCAATACCAATTCCATTGCTAAAAGCGTAATTTAGTTATAAGCAACCTATACAATTAGCCTCTAAGACGTGTCAAACATACGTACTACTAATAGAATAAGAATCTCAACAAGGGAGGATTATATCAACTCGAGCAACCAACAATCAATAATTATGGCTACAAATATAAAGGATAACAACCCAATTACATTGCTCCTAAGTTTTACGGAAACATGTTGTAAGTAGGGAATATCCATAACATGCCTTTTTCGCTGAATTAACGTGGCCTATGACCTTACTCACAACCCCCTAGATACTATAACAAGGCATGACCATAATCAACACAAAAGAATAAAAGATACTATGATAATCTAATAAACGATATGTATTTCCCTAGCAAAGACTTATCATAGATAGATTCGATGAAAGAACGTCTTACTTTGATTTGAAGTTCGTAATACACCTCAAACTTTAAAATATGTCCAAACCCATGTATTCCACACACCAAAGCACGATATGCTAGGAAATTGATAAAACAAAGTATACCATGTTGATGAGCTCAAAGCGTAGAACAACTTTTGTCAAagacttaattaaaaaaaatatgtaacttGGCTGATCATAGAAGTGGGTTTGTGAGTTTTCTGGTTCTTCCCTACACTCTTGCACAGTCTTGCAAAAACCAAACATCTCTAAATTATGAAGTTATATGAACAAAAAGGTTGATATGTTGGAAACAAGAATCGTATACCTTCGATTTCAAAGGTTGTGGGCATCGTAACTCCTTGtatattaggaaaaacctccgaGACATTTGATCAAAATTTTGGACAAATCTTTAAAAAGGAATTTACAGTAACTTTCGCCAACTTTTATCTTGCCACTTTACCTAACTTCAAAACTTGAGATACAACcctttaaaacataaattatcaCACTAACGCATCATTCTTAATTCATTACCCAACCTCTTTGTCTTTCCACGTAGAAAAAGTTAATTTAGACCTTTCAAAAAGTTGTGGTGTTACATCTAGGCAAATCTGAGCATATCTATGCAGGAGTCATAATCCAAAACTGGAATTGTGACCAACCTCAAGGGTCCTCATCTAACATTTCATGGCTTAGTCATTTATATATAGAATCTCTATAATTTTCCTAAGTGATATCTTTAACTCTTATAgcacttcttttctttttggaaaGCCAACTGTCAGAGAATCACATGATGGCCTACTTACGGTGATTAGTATGGTATCTATAGACCACTATCATGACCATGCATGAAATCTCATAGTCTGGTAACGAGTTCTATCAAGGTTTGTCCCCAGGGCTCCTGTATGGTATCAAGCAGGTGAATCTACGAAGAGAAATTCCAGTTGACTATATCTGAATTTTGTGAACAGAGTAGCGTCGCACGTAGTAGACATAAGAATATCCACCCCATGTTGCAGAGTAGTTTATAACATCAATTTCTTgcaattatttataataattaaaccATTTATGACATAGCTCGTGATACAATTtgtcattaatttatttatctggAGAACCATATATCTTGTGACCTATACACTTACGAACATTCTATAGTTGTCTGCTTTCTTTAAGTTTATGCAACATGTACACCGCCGACTTCTATGAGGTAGGCAAATATAGTTTTGTGAAACATATTGCTTCCTTGAAGAGTACTGTAACGTTATAGGTTTAGGATTCAACATGAGAGGGTGTATAAAATAGGATAACTTTCTTTCTAGTATCATAGCATTTCTAGTGACATTTATAAGAAGAATATGCGAGTTTAGGTCGTTCCTTGAGGGCAAAAGAGGTTTTAGCTTTACATACCTTACTTCGGGACTTACTAACTTACGTCGTCAAACTCCTTTGCTGACATTTTTGTctataacataaaatcataaaaagcTAGTATAAGAAACTAATCAAGAGTCaggatattgtcaaa
The window above is part of the Solanum pennellii chromosome 5, SPENNV200 genome. Proteins encoded here:
- the LOC107020918 gene encoding uncharacterized protein LOC107020918; this encodes MFGINFITYPRNFKDWIQVISSRFIFNPPKLKEALVAILDRKVRKLWKKDVASVKVLWRSQNIEKVTWEAENDMRAKYPHLFQCPHKVPIEDPVDLFNSRIDFYSVG